Genomic window (bacterium BMS3Abin02):
ACGGTGAGGTCATGTGCACCGTCGACACTTCGAGCTGACAGCGACAGCGATTCGGTGTCGATCCGATCCCAACCGGTCGCATCCCAGAGTGCTCCGAAGGGGCCGGTCACCGAGGCATCGATTCCCGACTCGATGGTGATCGTCACCGGTTCCGTCAGTGCCGTGAAGGTCGCGTCGAGCGCCACGAGGCCCGGATCGTCCATGGAGGCGGTGCGGCGGAAGACGACTTTCACGACTCCGGTGTCGGCGCCTTTCCAGACCACCGTGCGGGTCACCACCCCGGTCCGCATGTCGAGGCGCCGTTCGAACCCGGCGGGAGGACGTCGGTCGAGCCGGAACGGCTCGCCATCGATCGTGATGATGATCCCGGTCCAATCGGGCACGGCCCCGAGCACCGGCAGGTCCCCTGGAGGAGTCACGAACAGACCATGAATGAACGTCGCAGGCTCCTGTCCTTCGAACCCTTCTTCGAAGGTGCCGACCGTGCCGAGGTACCCGTTGCCGACGGTGAAGAGGGAGGCTCTCCAGGGCACCATCTCGGGCACGAGGCGATCGTCGACGTACTCCCACGTGGACGAGCGGTGGTGCAGCATCAACGATCCGACTGCATGGCCGGATTGGTGCTGGCACGTACGATGAGTTCAGGTACCAAGGTTCCCGAGCGACGTGACGCGTCGGCAGCCTTGTCGAGACACTCGACCAGCATCTCGATGACCAGTACACCGACTGATTCCATCGGCTGGCGGATGCTGCTGAGTGGTGGAGCGGAAAAGGCCGCACTCGGGATGTCGTCGAAGCCGACCACCGCCACATCGCCACCGACCTCCAGACCGGCGTCGCGGATCGCGCTCATCGCGCCGAGCGCGAGGGCGTCCTGGACCGCAACCACCGCAGTCGGAGGTTTGTCGAGGCGCAGGAGTTGCTCCATCGCTTCGGTGCCTGGTGCAACTCCGTTCTCGGCGCGCACGGTGAGTTCGTCACGGGCAGCGATCCCCGCGTCTTTCAGACCAAGGTGGTATCCGGCTGCTCGTTCGTCACCGGTGATGGATCCTTCGGGCCACCCGATCAGGGCGATGTCGTGATGGCCCGTCTCAACGAGGTGAGCCACCGCCTGTCGCACGCCCGCGCGCCCATCCACGTCGACCCACGGGTGCTCGTCGGGAAAGTCGGTGCGGCCGAACGTAACGAAGGGAAACGTGACGTCGAGGAGATATGTGATCCGGTCGTCGTTGCGGCCGGTGCCCGATATCACGAAGCCGTCGACGGCACCGCGGCGAATCATCTCCCGGTAGGCGTCGACCTGGGTCTGGCCGGGTCTGGGCGCGAACAGCACGATGTCCAGATCCGCTTTTCCGGCCCGCTCGACCATACGGTGGAGAAAGACGTCCAGAGCGAACCCGTCGGTCACTCCAGGTATCTCGTATCCGATCGAGAACGTGCGCTGCTGCTGGAGGGCCCTGGCGGCACGGCTGGGTTCATATCCGAGCTGCGCGATCACGGCGGTAACGCGTTCACGTGTGTCTGGGGCCACTACATCCGGAGAATTCAACACATTGGAGACTGTGGCGGCGGACACTCCGGCTGCCCTGCCGACGTCCTTGATCGTGACCCGCATGTGTCCCCTAAAACGTTTCAAGCGATACTTGAAACGTTTTTAGTCGACAATCGTCACGGTGTCAAACAAGTTCTTCGGAAATGAGCGGCGTCTGGTGATCGATGGGATGTGACAGGGACCCTGCCAATCCGGCCGCGTACCACGTCTTCACAACGGAGAGCGTCTGTCTGTGGGAACGAGCCTCGTCCACGTGGGTGAGCTGCTCGTGGGGCCGCTGTTGTCAACGTTTCGGGTGTTGACGCCGGTGGTCTGGACGCGCCGTCGCGGATCCATGTCGAGAGCCGAGGCTGGTGGCCATGCCACCCAGTGGTGTATGAGTGATACCGCGGCGGTCTCGCAGTCTGCTTTTCAGCCGATTGCCGGTTCGAGTTGGGGTCACCTCCTCGGGGAGCTCGTCTGGCTTGTTGTCGATGGGCCGGATGCGGGCTTGGGTGAGCGTGCCGAGGCGCATGTGTCTGCGGGCGATGGCCCATTCGTCGTGTTGTTCGGCGAGGAGGGCTCCGACGAGGCGGATGATCGAGGGCCGGATGGGTTGAGTTCCAGCGTCGCCAACGCACCGCATTTCAACATCCGGTTCGAACTCTCACTGCTGGAACTCAAGGTTTTGTCATGTCGAGCAACGGACTCGGCGTCGAGAGGGAGACTCACGGCTGACCATCGGAGTTCAGGTCTATGATTCGGAACGTGACATTGAGGATGGCGTCGGTGCAGGGGGAAGACGAGAGCCATTTGACACGTCGGCTCGGGGTGGTGTTGTTCGCTCTCGGAATCGGCGTTGCGGCGGCGACGTTGCTTGGCCCGCTCGTGTTCGACCTGATCCGTTATCACGTGGTCGATGAGGTTCTCAACCAGGTAGTCGGCAGCGACGCCATCGGGCTCCTCCTGGTGGTACCGGCGGCGCTGGCGGCCGGAATGCTCACCCTGCGGGGCCATCCCGCCGGCCCGGTCATGGCTCTTGCCCCCGCCGGCTATGCCGTCTACGTCTACACGCAGCTCGCCATTGGTGGAGAGTTCGCATCCCAGCCGGGAAACAGCGAACGGTTCTTCCCTCTCTTCCTCGCCATCTTCCTTCTCGGGGGAGCGGCAATCGTCATGGCCTGGAAGACGGTCGACGATCGGCAACTGCCCGAGCCGTCCGCTGGAATGCGACGGACGGCGTCGACGGTGCTGTTCCTCCTGGCGACATTCATGACGCTCGGCTTGCACCTCCCTGGCCTGGTCGACGTGATCGGCGGTAAGCCCTACGGCATCGAATACACGCAGAGCCCGGCCGTGTTCTGGATCGTCAAGTTGATGGACCTCGGCATCGTCGTACCTGTCGCACTCATCACCGGCATCGGCGTACTGCGCGGAGTCACATGGGCGAACAAGCTCATGTACGCGGTGATCGGATGGGGCGCGCTTCTCGGCACCGCTGTTGCCGGTATGGGAGTGGTCATGGTCGTCAACGGTGATCCAGCCGCATCATTGGTAGGTACGGCCGTGTTCATCGGTTTCAGCCTTGCACTCCTGGCTCTTGCCGTGTGGCTGTTCATGCCCTTGTTCGCCGTGCCTGAAACAACCATCTCAGAGGAGCGACCGGGCTCTTCGGAGGTGCCATGACTGAGCGAACGGCCGCGACCCGGGTGTGATGACCCCCTCTGTGTCAACCTTTGGTGAGACAGGTCGTGGATGTGAATTACTGTCTTGGGAGGGCGACGAGAGGAGAGATGCTGGATGTCTGTTGCTGCAGAGGATCGGCCGGTTGGCCCTGTGGGCCGGGTGGCCGATCCGGATCCTGAGGTTGTGGAGCGGGCGAAGCGCCGGTCGTATTCGGCGAGGTACAAGTTGGAGATCCTCGCCGAGTATGAGGGTTTGGATCGTGACGCCAAGGGTGCCCTGTTGCGCAGGGAGGGTTTGTATACGTCGTTGATCTCGGAGTGGCGTAAGCAACGCGACCGGGGGGCGCTCGCGGCGTTGGCTGCGAAACCGGGACGGGTACCGGTCGGTCCGGTCGAGCGGGAGAACGTCCGGTTGCGCCGTCGTGTCGGGCGGCTCGAGGAAGAGTTGGGGACGGCCCGTCGGGTGATCGAGGTGCAGGGAGGGCTCTCAGCGCTGTTGGGCGAGCTCGCCACCGACAGCGCTCACAAGATTGGCGGCGAGGCGAAGTGATCGACGACGCGATCGGCGAGTTGGCCCCGATGGTGGGTGTCAGCGCGGCGTGTGTGGCGCTGGGGCGTCCCCGAGCTACCCATTATCGCCGGCATCGCAAAAGCCCCCTGCCTGCGAAACGCGAACGGGTTGCGGCACCACAGTCTCGGGCACTTGACGATGTTGAACGCAAAGAGATACTGCGGGTCCTTCACGAACCCGACCATGTCGACGAGGCGCCGGGCGTTGCAGGCTCTGGTGCTCCGATCCCGAGCGTGATGTTTCCC
Coding sequences:
- the ccpA gene encoding catabolite control protein A — its product is MRVTIKDVGRAAGVSAATVSNVLNSPDVVAPDTRERVTAVIAQLGYEPSRAARALQQQRTFSIGYEIPGVTDGFALDVFLHRMVERAGKADLDIVLFAPRPGQTQVDAYREMIRRGAVDGFVISGTGRNDDRITYLLDVTFPFVTFGRTDFPDEHPWVDVDGRAGVRQAVAHLVETGHHDIALIGWPEGSITGDERAAGYHLGLKDAGIAARDELTVRAENGVAPGTEAMEQLLRLDKPPTAVVAVQDALALGAMSAIRDAGLEVGGDVAVVGFDDIPSAAFSAPPLSSIRQPMESVGVLVIEMLVECLDKAADASRRSGTLVPELIVRASTNPAMQSDR